In one Andrena cerasifolii isolate SP2316 chromosome 2, iyAndCera1_principal, whole genome shotgun sequence genomic region, the following are encoded:
- the Nachra3 gene encoding nicotinic acetylcholine receptor alpha3 subunit isoform X4, translated as MMKSLVGIMWIVLVLISGCSGNPDAKRLYDDLLSNYNKLVRPVVNVTDALTVKIKLKLSQLIDVNLKNQIMTTNLWVEQVDLRHIDEIRGSNVVDIGVDLSEFYTSVEWDILEVPAVRNEKFYTCCDEPYLDITFNITMRRKTLFYTVNLIIPCMGISFLTVLVFYLPSDSGEKVSLSISILLSLTVFFLLLAEIIPPTSLVVPLLGKFVLFTMILDTFSICVTVVVLNVHFRSPQTHVMAPWVRRVFIHVLPRLLVMRRYNTSSKRTDYDSRPQYQIDKRSMGGHHGQRVMVRTCNGLELRDPSMFVETSASELVESSVLFPSLDSRDELHPRELEAVNLGSTCRIHGSPAATAAPPPQLPTEESVDALCNTLHHWHHCPELYKAIEGIRFIADHTKREEDSTRVKEDWKYVAMVLDRLFLWIFTLAVVVGTAGIILQAPTLYDDRIPIDVRLSEIASTTAKPHIITSL; from the exons GATGCTCAGGAAACCCAGACGCGAAGCGACTGTACGACGACCTCCTGTCGAACTACAACAAGCTGGTTCGTCCAGTGGTCAACGTCACAGACGCCCTCACCGTTAAGATCAAGCTCAAGCTCTCGCAACTGATCGACGTT AACCTGAAGAATCAGATCATGACGACGAACCTGTGGGTCGAGCAG GTCGATCTTCGACACATCGACGAGATCAGGGGTAGCAACGTCGTCGACATCGGCGTCGATCTGTCGGAGTTTTACACTTCCGTTGAGTGGGACATCCTCGAAGTCCCAGCCGTGAG AAACGAAAAGTTTTACACGTGCTGCGACGAGCCTTACCTCGACATCACGTTCAACATCACCATGAGACGGAAGACGCTATTTTACACCGTCAACCTTATAATACCGTGCATGGGTATCTCGTTTCTCACGGTGTTGGTCTTCTACCTGCCAAGCGACAGTGGCGAGAAG GTCAGCCTATCAATTTCGATTTTACTGTCGCTGACTGTGTTCTTCCTCCTGCTGGCCGAAATCATCCCGCCCACATCGCTCGTGGTACCGCTTCTCGGTAAATTCGTCCTTTTCACCATGATCCTAGACACCTTCAG TATATGCGTAACCGTGGTAGTCCTCAATGTTCACTTCCGGTCGCCACAGACGCACGTGATGGCACCGTGGGTCCGTCGTGTTTTTATCCATGTTCTGCCAAGGCTACTGGTGATGCGCAGGTATAATACGTCTTCGAAGAGAACCGATTACGATTCCAG GCCGCAGTACCAGATAGACAAACGTAGCATGGGTGGCCATCACGGTCAGCGTGTAATGGTTAGAACGTGCAACGGTCTTGAATTAAGGGATCCATCTATGTTCGTGGAGACCTCGGCGTCGGAGCTGGTTGAATCCTCCGTTCTATTCCCGAGTCTCGATTCGCGGGACGAATTACACCCTCG GGAATTGGAAGCTGTGAATCTGGGAAGCACATGCCGCATTCACGGTTCACCAGCGGCCACTGCTGCTCCTCCACCCCAACTCCCAACCGAGGAGAGCGTCGACGCTCTCTGCAACACGCTTCATCATTGGCACCACTGCCCAGAACTGTACAAGGCCATTGAAGGCATCCGTTTCATTGCTGACCATACGAAGAGAGAAGAGGACTCCACCAGA GTGAAAGAAGATTGGAAGTACGTCGCGATGGTGCTCGACAGGCTATTCCTGTGGATTTTTACACTAGCCGTAGTCGTCGGTACGGCGGGGATCATACTCCAGGCGCCAACGCTGTACGACGATCGCATTCCCATCGACGTGCGACTGTCCGAGATCGCCTCCACCACTGC
- the Nachra3 gene encoding nicotinic acetylcholine receptor alpha3 subunit isoform X3 encodes MMKSLVGIMWIVLVLISGCSGNPDAKRLYDDLLSNYNKLVRPVVNVTDALTVKIKLKLSQLIDVNLKNQIMTTNLWVEQSWYDYKLKWDPKEYGGVEMLHVPSDHIWRPDIVLYNNADGNFEVTLATKATLNYTGRVEWKPPAIYKSSCEIDVEYFPFDEQTCVMKFGSWTYDGFQVDLRHIDEIRGSNVVDIGVDLSEFYTSVEWDILEVPAVRNEKFYTCCDEPYLDITFNITMRRKTLFYTVNLIIPCMGISFLTVLVFYLPSDSGEKVSLSISILLSLTVFFLLLAEIIPPTSLVVPLLGKFVLFTMILDTFRPQYQIDKRSMGGHHGQRVMVRTCNGLELRDPSMFVETSASELVESSVLFPSLDSRDELHPRELEAVNLGSTCRIHGSPAATAAPPPQLPTEESVDALCNTLHHWHHCPELYKAIEGIRFIADHTKREEDSTRVKEDWKYVAMVLDRLFLWIFTLAVVVGTAGIILQAPTLYDDRIPIDVRLSEIASTTAKPHIITSL; translated from the exons GATGCTCAGGAAACCCAGACGCGAAGCGACTGTACGACGACCTCCTGTCGAACTACAACAAGCTGGTTCGTCCAGTGGTCAACGTCACAGACGCCCTCACCGTTAAGATCAAGCTCAAGCTCTCGCAACTGATCGACGTT AACCTGAAGAATCAGATCATGACGACGAACCTGTGGGTCGAGCAG TCATGGTACGATTACAAGTTAAAATGGGATCCCAAAGAATATGGTGGGGTGGAGATGCTGCACGTGCCATCCGATCATATATGGAGGCCCGATATAGTTTTGTACAACAA CGCCGACGGTAATTTCGAGGTGACGCTGGCGACGAAGGCGACGCTGAATTACACAGGGAGGGTCGAGTGGAAGCCACCGGCGATATACAAGTCTTCCTGCGAGATCGACGTAGAATACTTCCCCTTCGACGAGCAGACGTGCGTCATGAAGTTCGGTTCGTGGACCTACGACGGCTTCCAG GTCGATCTTCGACACATCGACGAGATCAGGGGTAGCAACGTCGTCGACATCGGCGTCGATCTGTCGGAGTTTTACACTTCCGTTGAGTGGGACATCCTCGAAGTCCCAGCCGTGAG AAACGAAAAGTTTTACACGTGCTGCGACGAGCCTTACCTCGACATCACGTTCAACATCACCATGAGACGGAAGACGCTATTTTACACCGTCAACCTTATAATACCGTGCATGGGTATCTCGTTTCTCACGGTGTTGGTCTTCTACCTGCCAAGCGACAGTGGCGAGAAG GTCAGCCTATCAATTTCGATTTTACTGTCGCTGACTGTGTTCTTCCTCCTGCTGGCCGAAATCATCCCGCCCACATCGCTCGTGGTACCGCTTCTCGGTAAATTCGTCCTTTTCACCATGATCCTAGACACCTTCAG GCCGCAGTACCAGATAGACAAACGTAGCATGGGTGGCCATCACGGTCAGCGTGTAATGGTTAGAACGTGCAACGGTCTTGAATTAAGGGATCCATCTATGTTCGTGGAGACCTCGGCGTCGGAGCTGGTTGAATCCTCCGTTCTATTCCCGAGTCTCGATTCGCGGGACGAATTACACCCTCG GGAATTGGAAGCTGTGAATCTGGGAAGCACATGCCGCATTCACGGTTCACCAGCGGCCACTGCTGCTCCTCCACCCCAACTCCCAACCGAGGAGAGCGTCGACGCTCTCTGCAACACGCTTCATCATTGGCACCACTGCCCAGAACTGTACAAGGCCATTGAAGGCATCCGTTTCATTGCTGACCATACGAAGAGAGAAGAGGACTCCACCAGA GTGAAAGAAGATTGGAAGTACGTCGCGATGGTGCTCGACAGGCTATTCCTGTGGATTTTTACACTAGCCGTAGTCGTCGGTACGGCGGGGATCATACTCCAGGCGCCAACGCTGTACGACGATCGCATTCCCATCGACGTGCGACTGTCCGAGATCGCCTCCACCACTGC
- the Nachra3 gene encoding nicotinic acetylcholine receptor alpha3 subunit isoform X2, which yields MMKSLVGIMWIVLVLISGCSGNPDAKRLYDDLLSNYNKLVRPVVNVTDALTVKIKLKLSQLIDVNLKNQIMTTNLWVEQSWYDYKLKWDPKEYGGVEMLHVPSDHIWRPDIVLYNNADGNFEVTLATKATLNYTGRVEWKPPAIYKSSCEIDVEYFPFDEQTCVMKFGSWTYDGFQVDLRHIDEIRGSNVVDIGVDLSEFYTSVEWDILEVPAVRNEKFYTCCDEPYLDITFNITMRRKTLFYTVNLIIPCMGISFLTVLVFYLPSDSGEKVSLSISILLSLTVFFLLLAEIIPPTSLVVPLLGKFVLFTMILDTFSICVTVVVLNVHFRSPQTHVMAPWVRRVFIHVLPRLLVMRRPQYQIDKRSMGGHHGQRVMVRTCNGLELRDPSMFVETSASELVESSVLFPSLDSRDELHPRELEAVNLGSTCRIHGSPAATAAPPPQLPTEESVDALCNTLHHWHHCPELYKAIEGIRFIADHTKREEDSTRVKEDWKYVAMVLDRLFLWIFTLAVVVGTAGIILQAPTLYDDRIPIDVRLSEIASTTAKPHIITSL from the exons GATGCTCAGGAAACCCAGACGCGAAGCGACTGTACGACGACCTCCTGTCGAACTACAACAAGCTGGTTCGTCCAGTGGTCAACGTCACAGACGCCCTCACCGTTAAGATCAAGCTCAAGCTCTCGCAACTGATCGACGTT AACCTGAAGAATCAGATCATGACGACGAACCTGTGGGTCGAGCAG TCATGGTACGATTACAAGTTAAAATGGGATCCCAAAGAATATGGTGGGGTGGAGATGCTGCACGTGCCATCCGATCATATATGGAGGCCCGATATAGTTTTGTACAACAA CGCCGACGGTAATTTCGAGGTGACGCTGGCGACGAAGGCGACGCTGAATTACACAGGGAGGGTCGAGTGGAAGCCACCGGCGATATACAAGTCTTCCTGCGAGATCGACGTAGAATACTTCCCCTTCGACGAGCAGACGTGCGTCATGAAGTTCGGTTCGTGGACCTACGACGGCTTCCAG GTCGATCTTCGACACATCGACGAGATCAGGGGTAGCAACGTCGTCGACATCGGCGTCGATCTGTCGGAGTTTTACACTTCCGTTGAGTGGGACATCCTCGAAGTCCCAGCCGTGAG AAACGAAAAGTTTTACACGTGCTGCGACGAGCCTTACCTCGACATCACGTTCAACATCACCATGAGACGGAAGACGCTATTTTACACCGTCAACCTTATAATACCGTGCATGGGTATCTCGTTTCTCACGGTGTTGGTCTTCTACCTGCCAAGCGACAGTGGCGAGAAG GTCAGCCTATCAATTTCGATTTTACTGTCGCTGACTGTGTTCTTCCTCCTGCTGGCCGAAATCATCCCGCCCACATCGCTCGTGGTACCGCTTCTCGGTAAATTCGTCCTTTTCACCATGATCCTAGACACCTTCAG TATATGCGTAACCGTGGTAGTCCTCAATGTTCACTTCCGGTCGCCACAGACGCACGTGATGGCACCGTGGGTCCGTCGTGTTTTTATCCATGTTCTGCCAAGGCTACTGGTGATGCGCAG GCCGCAGTACCAGATAGACAAACGTAGCATGGGTGGCCATCACGGTCAGCGTGTAATGGTTAGAACGTGCAACGGTCTTGAATTAAGGGATCCATCTATGTTCGTGGAGACCTCGGCGTCGGAGCTGGTTGAATCCTCCGTTCTATTCCCGAGTCTCGATTCGCGGGACGAATTACACCCTCG GGAATTGGAAGCTGTGAATCTGGGAAGCACATGCCGCATTCACGGTTCACCAGCGGCCACTGCTGCTCCTCCACCCCAACTCCCAACCGAGGAGAGCGTCGACGCTCTCTGCAACACGCTTCATCATTGGCACCACTGCCCAGAACTGTACAAGGCCATTGAAGGCATCCGTTTCATTGCTGACCATACGAAGAGAGAAGAGGACTCCACCAGA GTGAAAGAAGATTGGAAGTACGTCGCGATGGTGCTCGACAGGCTATTCCTGTGGATTTTTACACTAGCCGTAGTCGTCGGTACGGCGGGGATCATACTCCAGGCGCCAACGCTGTACGACGATCGCATTCCCATCGACGTGCGACTGTCCGAGATCGCCTCCACCACTGC
- the Nachra3 gene encoding nicotinic acetylcholine receptor alpha3 subunit isoform X1, giving the protein MMKSLVGIMWIVLVLISGCSGNPDAKRLYDDLLSNYNKLVRPVVNVTDALTVKIKLKLSQLIDVNLKNQIMTTNLWVEQSWYDYKLKWDPKEYGGVEMLHVPSDHIWRPDIVLYNNADGNFEVTLATKATLNYTGRVEWKPPAIYKSSCEIDVEYFPFDEQTCVMKFGSWTYDGFQVDLRHIDEIRGSNVVDIGVDLSEFYTSVEWDILEVPAVRNEKFYTCCDEPYLDITFNITMRRKTLFYTVNLIIPCMGISFLTVLVFYLPSDSGEKVSLSISILLSLTVFFLLLAEIIPPTSLVVPLLGKFVLFTMILDTFSICVTVVVLNVHFRSPQTHVMAPWVRRVFIHVLPRLLVMRRYNTSSKRTDYDSRPQYQIDKRSMGGHHGQRVMVRTCNGLELRDPSMFVETSASELVESSVLFPSLDSRDELHPRELEAVNLGSTCRIHGSPAATAAPPPQLPTEESVDALCNTLHHWHHCPELYKAIEGIRFIADHTKREEDSTRVKEDWKYVAMVLDRLFLWIFTLAVVVGTAGIILQAPTLYDDRIPIDVRLSEIASTTAKPHIITSL; this is encoded by the exons GATGCTCAGGAAACCCAGACGCGAAGCGACTGTACGACGACCTCCTGTCGAACTACAACAAGCTGGTTCGTCCAGTGGTCAACGTCACAGACGCCCTCACCGTTAAGATCAAGCTCAAGCTCTCGCAACTGATCGACGTT AACCTGAAGAATCAGATCATGACGACGAACCTGTGGGTCGAGCAG TCATGGTACGATTACAAGTTAAAATGGGATCCCAAAGAATATGGTGGGGTGGAGATGCTGCACGTGCCATCCGATCATATATGGAGGCCCGATATAGTTTTGTACAACAA CGCCGACGGTAATTTCGAGGTGACGCTGGCGACGAAGGCGACGCTGAATTACACAGGGAGGGTCGAGTGGAAGCCACCGGCGATATACAAGTCTTCCTGCGAGATCGACGTAGAATACTTCCCCTTCGACGAGCAGACGTGCGTCATGAAGTTCGGTTCGTGGACCTACGACGGCTTCCAG GTCGATCTTCGACACATCGACGAGATCAGGGGTAGCAACGTCGTCGACATCGGCGTCGATCTGTCGGAGTTTTACACTTCCGTTGAGTGGGACATCCTCGAAGTCCCAGCCGTGAG AAACGAAAAGTTTTACACGTGCTGCGACGAGCCTTACCTCGACATCACGTTCAACATCACCATGAGACGGAAGACGCTATTTTACACCGTCAACCTTATAATACCGTGCATGGGTATCTCGTTTCTCACGGTGTTGGTCTTCTACCTGCCAAGCGACAGTGGCGAGAAG GTCAGCCTATCAATTTCGATTTTACTGTCGCTGACTGTGTTCTTCCTCCTGCTGGCCGAAATCATCCCGCCCACATCGCTCGTGGTACCGCTTCTCGGTAAATTCGTCCTTTTCACCATGATCCTAGACACCTTCAG TATATGCGTAACCGTGGTAGTCCTCAATGTTCACTTCCGGTCGCCACAGACGCACGTGATGGCACCGTGGGTCCGTCGTGTTTTTATCCATGTTCTGCCAAGGCTACTGGTGATGCGCAGGTATAATACGTCTTCGAAGAGAACCGATTACGATTCCAG GCCGCAGTACCAGATAGACAAACGTAGCATGGGTGGCCATCACGGTCAGCGTGTAATGGTTAGAACGTGCAACGGTCTTGAATTAAGGGATCCATCTATGTTCGTGGAGACCTCGGCGTCGGAGCTGGTTGAATCCTCCGTTCTATTCCCGAGTCTCGATTCGCGGGACGAATTACACCCTCG GGAATTGGAAGCTGTGAATCTGGGAAGCACATGCCGCATTCACGGTTCACCAGCGGCCACTGCTGCTCCTCCACCCCAACTCCCAACCGAGGAGAGCGTCGACGCTCTCTGCAACACGCTTCATCATTGGCACCACTGCCCAGAACTGTACAAGGCCATTGAAGGCATCCGTTTCATTGCTGACCATACGAAGAGAGAAGAGGACTCCACCAGA GTGAAAGAAGATTGGAAGTACGTCGCGATGGTGCTCGACAGGCTATTCCTGTGGATTTTTACACTAGCCGTAGTCGTCGGTACGGCGGGGATCATACTCCAGGCGCCAACGCTGTACGACGATCGCATTCCCATCGACGTGCGACTGTCCGAGATCGCCTCCACCACTGC